A window of the Loxodonta africana isolate mLoxAfr1 chromosome 3, mLoxAfr1.hap2, whole genome shotgun sequence genome harbors these coding sequences:
- the ACKR1 gene encoding atypical chemokine receptor 1, translated as MGNCLHPVTSSVDDNSSKFSFENYEWNMTYDSLDYNDPSLQAAAPCHSCNLLDDSSLPFFIMASILGILASGTALLAFLRPLFHWELCRGRPILVQLAVGSALFSVVVPILAPGISSSHSTALCRLGHSVWYGSAFAQALLIGCRACLGPKLDASQVSSHTLVLTVGLWGTAALLALPITLASDTSQGLCTLAYSRGLGTLQCIHSAVCFAIFFLLPLGLVGAKGLKKVFGRGPGPWVDILWVWFSFWWPHGVILGFDTLVRSGTLPLQTCLAQQILDLLLQLAEALATLHCVATPLLLAFFCHRTVHTSFLSLPLHGRQSSHVGTLGSKS; from the exons ATGGGGAACTGTCTGCACCCG GTTACCTCCTCCGTCGATGATAACTCAAGTAAGTTTTCCTTTGAAAACTATGAGTGGAATATGACTTATGACTCATTGGACTACAACGACCCCAGCCTGCAAGCAGCTGCTCCCTGCCACTCCTGTAACCTGCTCGACGACTCCTCACTGCCCTTCTTCATCATGGCCAGCATCCTGGGGATCCTAGCTAGTGGGACTGCCCTCCTTGCATTTCTCAGACCCCTTTTCCACTGGGAGCTCTGCCGTGGTCGGCCTATCTTGGTACAGTTGGCTGTGGGCAGTGCCCTCTTCAGTGTAGTGGTGCCCATTCTGGCACCAGGGATCAGCAGCTCCCACAGCACTGCCTTGTGCCGCCTGGGCCACTCAGTCTGGTATGGATCAGCCTTTGCCCAGGCTCTGCTGATAGGATGCCGGGCCTGCCTGGGCCCCAAGCTGGATGCAAGCCAGGTCTCAAGCCACACCCTGGTGCTCACTGTGGGACTTTGGGGCACGGCTGCCCTGTTGGCACTGCCAATCACTTTGGCCAGCGACACTTCCCAAGGACTCTGCACCCTGGCATACAGCAGGGGGCTGGGGACTTTGCAGTGCATACATTCTGCAGTCTGTTTTGCCATCTTCTTCTTGTTACCACTGGGTTTGGTAGGAGCCAAGGGGCTGAAAAAGGTATTCGGCAGGGGGCCAGGCCCCTGGGTTGATATTCTGTGGGTATGGTTCAGTTTTTGGTGGCCTCATGGGGTGATTCTGGGATTTGACACCCTGGTGAGGTCCGGGACCTTGCCCTTGCAAACATGTTTAGCCCAGCAGATCCTGGACTTGCTGCTGCAACTGGCAGAAGCCCTGGCCACCTTGCACTGTGTGGCTACACCCCtgctcctggcctttttctgcCACAGGACTGTCCACACTTCctttctctccctgcccctccatGGAAGACAGTCTTCTCATGTGGGCACCCTTGGAAGCAAATCCTAG